Genomic segment of Passer domesticus isolate bPasDom1 chromosome 4, bPasDom1.hap1, whole genome shotgun sequence:
TCAGAGCTGTGAAAAAGCCTGAGGAACTGATGGCCAAGTCATACCCAGAAGGGCTCTCAGTAGCTGTTTTGTCATTTTAACATCACAAAAAAGATAGAAAGAACTCGAATAATGTTGAGCATAGTTTGCATTAGATTCCCTTTGAACTAGGAACCAGGTGGAAACAAATTGTAAAAGTGAGTGGTCACCAGGGTATACATCTTTAAAACCAAACCTTCCTAGCATGCTCTGCTCCCTTTATATAGGGCAACTCCAGGGCACTGCAGGCTTTAGTAGAgactcctcctccttcctccaggCTTTCTCCAGTTTCCATGAGGTATGTTGTgttgctgctcccagccaggtTTTTGTTTAAGGAGATGTGGCTCAGTTTGGCTTTCCCAGTGCAAGAAACCTGTGGGGGATGTGGGTGTATAGCAAATTTACAGTTACTGCTCTTCACAGAGTGTCTGTGAGCTGAATGTGTCAGGGAGAGTGGGGGTAGTGGTTGAATGGCCAAGGTTTCACAGTGTGATCTCATTGCATAAAAGTACTGACTATCAACATGAGTGCAGCTTCAGTCTTTGAAATTCAgtaatttttgtttggtttgggttacTTAATTTTGGGTACATTCTTCTAAGTAAAGTAGTGGACAAATGCTTGCAGGTGATTCAAGGTATTAATGTTTCATGGTCAGTTCTGATCTCAATGAGCTTGATCCACAAGTGAAACTGTTTAATACACAGGTATTGGGGCAAGAGCATCAGGATATGGTAAATATTGTCACATGGAGAATTTGTAAAATAAACTGGAAGTCAGTTATTGTAGGAAGTAAATGCTTAATTTCTTTTGCTActtttgaaatttaaatatgAATTACAACAGCTGACCTTCAATGCAAATCTACCTGTCTACCTCACATACTAATAATGACTTCATAACCTAGaatacattaaaaaaccccTTGGCATGTAAACTACAtagtatttatatttatatagttTAGTATGTGATTGGACCACCAGAAGTAGCAGATTACAACAGAAAAATGTTCCATTACGAGATTTGTAGAAACTGAAACACAGTTTAAAAGTTAGCAATGCAAACTCTAGACATTAAATCAAAGTCTGCAGAATGTGTTGCTATACATGGGTAGGTGTGTGGAGGGGGAAGgtagggagggaaaaaaattagtcctatatgaaaataaaaacaaaaacccaaacaacaaaatcTAGACAGTCTCCAGGACTGAAAGCAGTTACCTACCAGCTACATATAGATGACAAGGCAAATGAAAAATTGCATGCCCCACTTGGAGGTACgtcttcattttttaaaaaaagtcacTTACAGGAGAGCAAGTTGGTGATTTGTCTTATATCCTGAACCTTTTTCAACTCTTGTCAAAAAATGATAAATTATTGAAGCATATTGTAGAGTAGCAACTCTATTTTGTGTTCTATCATGGCTTCTGAAGTGCTTAATGTGGAAAGGTCAACTACtgactgcaaaatattttagaattatttcttcatcttaaaaaacagtaaaattaaaatttgcagTTCACATTCTCTCCCTTTGATAACTGGAATGTTATTATTTTCTGCTTGCATCAGAGCTACTGGTACTTGGGAAGAATGGGACAATGCTATATTCACACAGTTGTCTTGTGTTAATCCATCCAGAACTAGAAGTATGTTTGTTCTTGGAGGCATTATAAACTGTCCAAAGAATAAAGCCAGGCTTCAGAAAGCTCATGCAAAAAATTGGCTCAATAGCCTCACCATGAGGTACATTACCCTAACTTATAACTTCATCATGAAGAACAAGAAAACATTCTGTGTGTTAAGTTAACTGTGTGTTAAGTTAAGAAAACATTCTGTGATGTTAAGTGCAGGAACACTCAGGTGAAGAAGTGAATCTGAATTTTCAGagttggtttgggtttcttCTTGGCTGACTGCATATAAAAGAAGATACACTTTATAAATTGGAATAAGTATCCATGTAAAATTGAGCTGCTTTTATTCAGTGTGCTTTGATTATTGGGGAGCATTGTGGCAAAATACACACAGAGTTCCCTCTGGGAACAAAAAATTCCTctctgctgtgggctgaggttcCCCCTCCCTGATGCATACCCCATACTCCAATGCACTGCTTCTCATTTCTGGATGGACAAAGGGAATCTAGAGATGGTACCAGGTTGTGGGGGGAATGGATGGGAGAAAGAAGGAACTGGCTGGAGAGAACACATGTGGCATGTTTATAAAAGCTTTCAAATTCCTAGTGTATTTTCAGGAGTAGATTTAGGTATTAGTTAAAATTGCTTTTTGCTGAAGAAGTCCATTGTGTTTGGTAGAGAAGCACAAGAAAAAGGTCACCCCAAGCAGAGGAAGGGTGGGGGGTACACAGGCAGGAGGTGAAGTAGCTACTAGGCTGTACTGACATACCAACTGAGAGCTCTTCACCTCTGACTGACTTcctcagctggcacagagctTTCTTTTCACCCTTAaggcttttcttccttttgattCAATTCCTTCCCCACCCCTAACTGTTGAAGTGTCACTGTTACATCCCTTGATTCAATCCACAATTCAAGATTTTTTGGACAGCTGAACTTTTTAGCCGATGACTCTTACTAGCCTGGCATTTAAAGCTGACCCTGTGTTTTCCAAAAGGCACAGGTCATTGTCACCAAACCATTAGCATTTCCCTTCCCACCATCAGTTAAACTATTGTTCTGCCATCAATACGGAGCTCTGATTTGCAATTACTCCATGCCTGCTTACCTTTCAATCAGTACTTTTGTAACTGTTAGCATAATTAAATGAGCTGTTGCTTCAAATTAGTCTTGCAGCACTATTACAagcttcctttttatttttcttttgtacaaTGGAACAAAGCAATGCTTTGAAACAAAAGCATTCAGGCAGTTTAcactcacatttacatttattttaaaaaaatacttaaacACTTGTGTATTTCACCTGTGGATTCTGAACTACAAATCAAATAGGGCTCATGACTTCAAAGAGGCTCACAAGTACAAAAAAACAGCCTCCTTCTGGCATCTTCACATCCTCCTCTTCTGGGTGCTTATGTACAACACTGTGGAAAAGAGAAAGTGGCACACAGAAGAGGGCCCTGGTAAATAACATGCAGAAgcctttttatttaaaacatctTATTTCCATGGCATATAAATTGACACTGTAAGAGATCCCATTCAGCATGAACAAAGCCAGGCAACCTTTAAGTCCAAGTTTCAAAAAATGCCATTAGCTCTAAACATTATGTATTACTTTGGttcagtatttattttattcatagCCCAACTATGCTCCAGCAGATGTAGGCTGAACATAGCAGGAACAAAGGCAGTGCCCTGCAGTATTACTGAGGGGAGCATGAGAGAGTTCCTCAGCAGCAGAATTACAGGTGTCAGACACTAATGCTGTGATCTTTCAATAAAAGCTGGAAATCCCAAGCACTTAAGGCAAAGCTAATAATTAGTTACGAAGGAAGAGACATCTTCCTCCTGCTTGGCTGATGATATCCCCAGAACAGATCCAGTCACAACATAAAATGATACTGTGCTCCTAAACCTGCCACGTCTTCAGTTCTCTGTTCAGCCTGTTCTTGAGCCTTCTGCCTCTCATCCCCTTGTTTTAACTTTCATAACAGATCATTTCCTTAATTGATTCTCCAGCTGAAATGTCACTCCAGTCCTTAGCATAACAGTCCAAATGCCTTGCAAAAAGCAAGGGCTGGCCTCATTTCAAGGATTATTTCTCCACCCAAAATGCTCTTTTACACTGGTGCCACATTCTCCTCGACTCTTTCTCTAACATGGGGTTTGGTCCTTGTGTCTTTTTATTCCATCCCTCCTTGCTGAGCTCCATTTCCTTCACAAGCAACTTGGTCAAACTCTGCTTCATTTACCTCCTCTACAAGTCTCTTCACCTCTGACTTGTGaaccttttctatttttagatactcttctccctggcatgtCCTGCTATTACAGCCTGATACCAGAGAGTCATTTCAGGAGCCTGGGATTGTCCTTGAAGTGCACTAAAATCCACCTACTGCACTTGGATATTTAAAGGCTCGATATTAAAGCATGAGCGATTTTTTTGACTGGTGGTAAAATCTTTACTCAAAAGATGAAAATAGCCTCCAGGAGTAAGGATAAGCATTCATTCAGTCCTGGAAAAGTGCTTCACCAGAAAGCAGTGTCACTGTAATATTTGCACTGTAGCATAAATTTATGCAGTAGCTTGCCTAAAACACAAACCCTTATGGTGCAGAGGCCATCTAGGCAAGCAGTAAGTGCAAAAGAGTAAGCCTGTCAAACAGTAGAAAATAAGCTCCAATAAGGCTAGAAAAGAGCATGCTTCTCTAAATGAACTTCAGgttcagaggaaaaaaggacCACAGGAATGCAGAAAAGCAGGGACCCTGGAAAGTGAAACTGTAAAAAGCAAATATTGTAAAGACTTCAAAGAAAGAATATTACTTTTAGGCTTAGAGGCAGCTTACTTACACTTCAGCCACCCCTCAAATTCATAATATCAAAACACAATTTTCTAATGTGCAGTAAGAGAAGGAGTAGGAATTACCATTATTTCCTCGGATAAAGGCATCTCCATACTTGTTCTTTAACTGTCCATTTACATACTCCTCAGTCTGCTCCAGAGCTATGTTCATATATCCATCCAGGCAAGCCAGGACACCTGAAAACAGTGGCAGTTTAAAAGAGAATCAGCTtgaacttattttaaaataaacaaaaatgcacTGTGTTTGAACAGTACAGGAAAAAAGCCCACCCTGTATCCTTATAACAAACTAAAAACATAAGCATGGACAGATGTCTTCAAAGAATTCAGTTGGAGAAAGGAATCCCAGGCACTCTGGTAGCAATGTTATCAGTTGGTGTAAGAGTTGTGGgagtaaaaaaaagaagttattaaGGCATTAATTCAAAAGATGGACAATTTCCATTTTGAAAGTTCAAGCTGACCCTTCTCACTTGTGTTTTAAGcacacaccaaaaaacaccTGGGGCATTAAGTGTAACTGGATAACCTAAGGACAAAGCTATGCAAACTGAGTTGTCACAAAACTTGTGAAGGATGTAGCTGAAAAACAACCCTTTTAATACAGGACAGCATACACATATTTGTCTTCATGCTTACAGAGCTAGAAGAACACTGTCTGCAAGCCTCTGTTTTGATGTCAACAAAATTCTATACATTTTTCAGCAAAGGCCACTGAAATCttcccacaaaaataaaattacaatgTTTTGATAAtgcaattaaagaaaaaaaatctgtcatttgcaatattagatttttttttgatCAGGAATATACACATTTTAGTAGCACAGAGGTAATACAGCTTTTTACAAGTTGTTTTATCTTCCTCTTGCATGTGGGTCTTCCTGACTTTATCCTGCACAGACAATACTACTTAAataactttttcctctgtttgaAAAACACCTAGCTATTTACCTAGCAGTAAAACTTGAAATATAGTAAATTGGCTGTTCTTAGGAAGATGGAGAAAACTAAGGACACATTCTCATTTTTCAGAAGTGTTACTGCAGGATCTTCTAGTTAATAATCAGGAATTCAACTTCTTCTGCTAATTTGTCATGGCTTAAAGattattattttcctgtttttctctcctctgtttccacaaagaaaaactgctcacacagtgccACTAAATGCACCAAAAAGACCTAAACCAAAGTCAGGATTCTTTTGCACTCTAGTAATCCTGAGGTATCCATATagcaacagaaaacaaaaatatgtttgTACAAAATTAAAACCGGACCATGTGGATTTACCTGAGCTACATACAACTCAGTTTTGTAAATGTCTGGCTTTTACAAATGCTGGTCACATTTCTGCAGAAAACAAACTAAGTGTgtatttttcaaacaaaaacaCTACACGGATTTTCTGTCACAAGATCAAAGGAGTACAGGGAAATaaggaagggaagggggggGAAAAATCCAGTGACAAATAAGAGTGCTCAGGGAACTCTTGTTCAATTAATGTGGTGTCAGACTGCAGGCATGTTaaaacagctctgctgagggGTAAGTTGAGTGGTTCATCTACAGCATTTACAAATGGATCTTATTAAGGGAGAGGCAGCAATGGTCTCAATGAAAATAGGAAGTGCAGCAAAACCCAAATCTGGTTTGGCCCTGCCTTGTGTGTACCCTCAGGTAAATGAGGACTTGCTTTGATTTTAATGAGCTCTCTCTACATTCTCCTGCACTGAAGAATGTACAGAGAGGCAACAAACTTCTTAAGCCCCCAACCCCACCTGAAGTGCCCAAACAATGTGGCTCTCAAAGAAATGAGAGACTGCAAATTTTGTGAGCTGAGTGACACTGCAGAGAA
This window contains:
- the LSM6 gene encoding U6 snRNA-associated Sm-like protein LSm6; translation: MSLRKQTPSDFLKQIIGRPVVVKLNSGVDYRGVLACLDGYMNIALEQTEEYVNGQLKNKYGDAFIRGNNVLYISTQKRRM